A stretch of Chiloscyllium plagiosum isolate BGI_BamShark_2017 chromosome 6, ASM401019v2, whole genome shotgun sequence DNA encodes these proteins:
- the jade3 gene encoding protein Jade-3 isoform X1, with protein MKRNRHLSSSDSSDNEKHYLIGEELQKVERQRLGALVHEHRKLGTTGPSTSLSSHSKYRSDRHALSRGKKKPAEVFRKDLISAMKIPDSHHVNQDEYYLLADQWKQEWEKGVQVPASPETIPNPSVRVIVEKVKETLFTKPRKYIRCSNTEPSDPGYVNILELADTVCRYDLDDVDIYWLHAANEELREMGCGLIHECTMEKTIEALERHCYENMNHAIETEEGLGIEYDEDVICDVCRSPDSEEGNEMVFCDRCNICVHQACYGILKVPEGSWLCRTCVLGIYPQCLLCPKQGGAMKATRAGTNWAHVSCALWIPEVSIACPERMEPITKVSHIPPSRWSLVCSLCKLKTGACIQCSVKSCITAFHVTCAFEHSLEMKTILDDGDEVKFKSYCLKHSKNRQNQEGDSEQNAKIHEQKQKQTETEKKGLRAQKLQELEEEFYTLVKVADVASELHLSEQVVEYIFEYWKLKRKSNFSKPLLPPKEGEENCLSQHKEDQIHSRMKMFMHLRQDLERVRNLCYMVSRREKLKLSQSKVQEQLFNLHIQLMNQQIAAGLPLTLPREGLMFHDPPRITIKLKTATKPSQSVNSDATTTANGPLSLNIDGSLYSKNNLATPQGSRTSEKKLQSNHWLKPDDRSNGLLLTGSRHKQNVQAGSSLLSPECHVQQTSGKPSTLHITLRGQSADANGKMRDNNNPGLLKSNGLRGRSGIIIQRDCSSQTSYDKVATLKNHFANQGTFRKSKLGEFGQPCKDRLDGLVRTSQDFQNCEKPLKRGSAKDRLWSKQLSEHQTTAAYQDNDGYCPDVELSDSETETDIRQERSRLRKRNSEENPNQDYGRDSRSRQHNKDSRTRCSKSRNVNGMLLFISRGLQDKDAEVMQNPGYTPLGVL; from the exons ATGAAACGCAACAGACATTTAAGCAGCAGTGACAGTTCAGACAATGAGA AGCATTACTTAATCGGGGAAGAACTGCAGAAAGTTGAAAGACAGAGACTTGGAGCACTTGTGCATGAACACAGAAAGctaggtacaacag GCCCTTCAACTTCGTTGTCCTCTCATTCAAAGTACAGGAGTGACCGGCATGCCTTGTCACGTGGGAAGAAGAAGCCTGCTGAG GTATTTAGGAAGGACCTCATCAGTGCCATGAagattccagactcccaccatgTGAACCAGGATGAATATTATCTCTTGGCTGATCAATGGAAGCAGGAGTGGGAGAAAGGTGTTCAGGTTCCAGCCAGTCCAGAAACCATTCCAAATCCATCTGTTAG GGTCATTGTGGAAAAGGTGAAGGAGACTTTGTTCACTAAACCGCGGAAGTATATCCGCTGTTCTAACACTGAACCTTCAGACCCTGGATATGTTAACATCCTGGAACTGGCAGACACTGTGTGCCGTTACGACTTGGATGATGTGGACATTTATTGGTTACATGCGGCAAATGAAGAACTGAGGGAAATGG GATGTGGTTTGATCCACGAATGCACAATGGAGAAAACTATAGAAGCACTGGAGCGTCACTGCTATGAAAACATGAACCATGCCATTGAGACTGAGGAAGGGCTGGGAATTGAGTATGATGAAGATGTTATCTGTGATGTATGTCGTTCCCCTGATAGTGAAGAGGGCAATGAGATGGTCTTCTGTGATCGGTGTAATATCTGTGTCCATCAA GCATGTTATGGGATATTGAAAGTGCCTGAAGGTAGCTGGCTGTGTCGCACTTGTGTACTTGGAATTTATCCTCAGTGTCTTCTGTGTCCAAAGCAAGGTGGAGCAATGAAAGCTACACGTGCTGGGACCAACTGGGCACACGTAAGCTGTGCTTTGTGGATACCTGAG GTCAGCATTGCCTGCCCTGAAAGAATGGAACCAATTACAAAGGTGTCTCACATTCCACCAAGCCGATGGTCATTAGTCTGCAGCCTTTGCAAATTAAAGACTGGTGCCTGCATTCAG TGTTCAGTAAAGAGCTGCATCACAGCCTTTCATGTAACTTGTGCTTTTGAGCATAGTCTGGAGATGAAGACTATCTTGGATGATGGTGATGAGGTAAAGTTCAAGTCTTACTGTCTCAAGCACAGCAAAAATAGACAGAACCAAGAAGGTGACTCTGAACAAAATGCAAAAATACAtgagcagaaacagaaacagactgaaacagagaAGAAAGGTTTGCGTGCACAGAAGCTTCAGGAGCTAGAAGAAGAATTTTACACTTTGGTAAAGGTTGCTGATGTGGCTAGTGAACTGCATCTCTCTGAGCAGGTGGTAGAATATATTTTTGAGTACTGGAAGCTAAAGAGAAAAAGTAATTTCAGTAAACCGCTGTTGCCTCCAAAGGAAGGTGAAGAAAATTGTTTGAGTCAACACAAGGAGGATCAGATCCATTCCAGAATGAAGATGTTCATGCATCTACGCCAAGACTTAGAAagg GTGAGGAACCTTTGCTACATGGTGAGCAgaagagagaaattgaagttGTCACAGAGTAAAGTGCAAGAGCAACTTTTCAATTTGCATATCCAATTGATGAATCAGCAAATTGCTGCTG GGCTTCCTTTGACCTTACCGCGAGAAGGACTGATGTTCCATGACCCTCCAAGAATCACAATAAAACTAAAAACAGCTACAAAACCCTCGCAAAGTGTCAACAGTGATGCGACCACTACTGCCAATGGTCCACTGTCCCTAAACATTGATGGCAGTTTGTACAGTAAAAACAATTTGGCAACGCCACAAGGCTCACGAACTAGTGAAAAAAAGTTACAGTCCAATCACTGGCTGAAACCTGATGACAGAAGCAATGGACTGTTGCTGACTGGTAGTCGCCATAAGCAGAACGTTCAAGCAGGTAGCTCACTGCTATCCCCCGAATGTCACGTGCAGCAGACATCTGGCAAGCCATCCACGCTTCACATAACACTACGTGGACAATCAGCTGATGCCAATGGAAAGATGCGAGACAACAATAATCCAGGGTTACTTAAATCAAATGGCCTAAGGGGAAGGTCAGGCATTATTATTCAGAGAGACTGTTCCAGTCAAACCTCCTATGACAAAGTGGCAACTCTTAAAAATCATTTTGCCAACCAGGGCACTTTCAGAAAATCAAAGTTGGGGGAATTTGGTCAGCCTTGCAAGGACCGATTGGATGGTTTAGTGAGGACTTCACAAGACTTTCAAAACTGTGAAAAGCCTTTAAAAAGGGGGTCAGCCAAAGATCGCCTGTGGAGTAAGCAGCTTTCTGAGCACCAGACAACGGCAGCGTACCAGGATAATGATGGCTACTGCCCTGATGTTGAATTGAGTGACTCTGAGACTGAAACTGACATTCGGCAAGAAAGGAGCAGGCTACGGAaaagaaattctgaagaaaatcCGAACCAAGACTATGGGAGAGATTCCCGGTCACggcaacacaacaaggacagcaGAACTAG GTGCAGCAAATCAAGAAATGTGAATGGGATGCTGCTgtttatatctagaggactgcAGGATAAGGATGCAGAGGTTATGCAAAACCCTGGTTataccccacttggagtactgtga
- the jade3 gene encoding protein Jade-3 isoform X2 → MKRNRHLSSSDSSDNEKHYLIGEELQKVERQRLGALVHEHRKLGTTGPSTSLSSHSKYRSDRHALSRGKKKPAEVFRKDLISAMKIPDSHHVNQDEYYLLADQWKQEWEKGVQVPASPETIPNPSVRVIVEKVKETLFTKPRKYIRCSNTEPSDPGYVNILELADTVCRYDLDDVDIYWLHAANEELREMGCGLIHECTMEKTIEALERHCYENMNHAIETEEGLGIEYDEDVICDVCRSPDSEEGNEMVFCDRCNICVHQACYGILKVPEGSWLCRTCVLGIYPQCLLCPKQGGAMKATRAGTNWAHVSCALWIPEVSIACPERMEPITKVSHIPPSRWSLVCSLCKLKTGACIQCSVKSCITAFHVTCAFEHSLEMKTILDDGDEVKFKSYCLKHSKNRQNQEGDSEQNAKIHEQKQKQTETEKKGLRAQKLQELEEEFYTLVKVADVASELHLSEQVVEYIFEYWKLKRKSNFSKPLLPPKEGEENCLSQHKEDQIHSRMKMFMHLRQDLERVRNLCYMVSRREKLKLSQSKVQEQLFNLHIQLMNQQIAAGLPLTLPREGLMFHDPPRITIKLKTATKPSQSVNSDATTTANGPLSLNIDGSLYSKNNLATPQGSRTSEKKLQSNHWLKPDDRSNGLLLTGSRHKQNVQAGSSLLSPECHVQQTSGKPSTLHITLRGQSADANGKMRDNNNPGLLKSNGLRGRSGIIIQRDCSSQTSYDKVATLKNHFANQGTFRKSKLGEFGQPCKDRLDGLVRTSQDFQNCEKPLKRGSAKDRLWSKQLSEHQTTAAYQDNDGYCPDVELSDSETETDIRQERSRLRKRNSEENPNQDYGRDSRSRQHNKDSRTRLNMLCHINSVQR, encoded by the exons ATGAAACGCAACAGACATTTAAGCAGCAGTGACAGTTCAGACAATGAGA AGCATTACTTAATCGGGGAAGAACTGCAGAAAGTTGAAAGACAGAGACTTGGAGCACTTGTGCATGAACACAGAAAGctaggtacaacag GCCCTTCAACTTCGTTGTCCTCTCATTCAAAGTACAGGAGTGACCGGCATGCCTTGTCACGTGGGAAGAAGAAGCCTGCTGAG GTATTTAGGAAGGACCTCATCAGTGCCATGAagattccagactcccaccatgTGAACCAGGATGAATATTATCTCTTGGCTGATCAATGGAAGCAGGAGTGGGAGAAAGGTGTTCAGGTTCCAGCCAGTCCAGAAACCATTCCAAATCCATCTGTTAG GGTCATTGTGGAAAAGGTGAAGGAGACTTTGTTCACTAAACCGCGGAAGTATATCCGCTGTTCTAACACTGAACCTTCAGACCCTGGATATGTTAACATCCTGGAACTGGCAGACACTGTGTGCCGTTACGACTTGGATGATGTGGACATTTATTGGTTACATGCGGCAAATGAAGAACTGAGGGAAATGG GATGTGGTTTGATCCACGAATGCACAATGGAGAAAACTATAGAAGCACTGGAGCGTCACTGCTATGAAAACATGAACCATGCCATTGAGACTGAGGAAGGGCTGGGAATTGAGTATGATGAAGATGTTATCTGTGATGTATGTCGTTCCCCTGATAGTGAAGAGGGCAATGAGATGGTCTTCTGTGATCGGTGTAATATCTGTGTCCATCAA GCATGTTATGGGATATTGAAAGTGCCTGAAGGTAGCTGGCTGTGTCGCACTTGTGTACTTGGAATTTATCCTCAGTGTCTTCTGTGTCCAAAGCAAGGTGGAGCAATGAAAGCTACACGTGCTGGGACCAACTGGGCACACGTAAGCTGTGCTTTGTGGATACCTGAG GTCAGCATTGCCTGCCCTGAAAGAATGGAACCAATTACAAAGGTGTCTCACATTCCACCAAGCCGATGGTCATTAGTCTGCAGCCTTTGCAAATTAAAGACTGGTGCCTGCATTCAG TGTTCAGTAAAGAGCTGCATCACAGCCTTTCATGTAACTTGTGCTTTTGAGCATAGTCTGGAGATGAAGACTATCTTGGATGATGGTGATGAGGTAAAGTTCAAGTCTTACTGTCTCAAGCACAGCAAAAATAGACAGAACCAAGAAGGTGACTCTGAACAAAATGCAAAAATACAtgagcagaaacagaaacagactgaaacagagaAGAAAGGTTTGCGTGCACAGAAGCTTCAGGAGCTAGAAGAAGAATTTTACACTTTGGTAAAGGTTGCTGATGTGGCTAGTGAACTGCATCTCTCTGAGCAGGTGGTAGAATATATTTTTGAGTACTGGAAGCTAAAGAGAAAAAGTAATTTCAGTAAACCGCTGTTGCCTCCAAAGGAAGGTGAAGAAAATTGTTTGAGTCAACACAAGGAGGATCAGATCCATTCCAGAATGAAGATGTTCATGCATCTACGCCAAGACTTAGAAagg GTGAGGAACCTTTGCTACATGGTGAGCAgaagagagaaattgaagttGTCACAGAGTAAAGTGCAAGAGCAACTTTTCAATTTGCATATCCAATTGATGAATCAGCAAATTGCTGCTG GGCTTCCTTTGACCTTACCGCGAGAAGGACTGATGTTCCATGACCCTCCAAGAATCACAATAAAACTAAAAACAGCTACAAAACCCTCGCAAAGTGTCAACAGTGATGCGACCACTACTGCCAATGGTCCACTGTCCCTAAACATTGATGGCAGTTTGTACAGTAAAAACAATTTGGCAACGCCACAAGGCTCACGAACTAGTGAAAAAAAGTTACAGTCCAATCACTGGCTGAAACCTGATGACAGAAGCAATGGACTGTTGCTGACTGGTAGTCGCCATAAGCAGAACGTTCAAGCAGGTAGCTCACTGCTATCCCCCGAATGTCACGTGCAGCAGACATCTGGCAAGCCATCCACGCTTCACATAACACTACGTGGACAATCAGCTGATGCCAATGGAAAGATGCGAGACAACAATAATCCAGGGTTACTTAAATCAAATGGCCTAAGGGGAAGGTCAGGCATTATTATTCAGAGAGACTGTTCCAGTCAAACCTCCTATGACAAAGTGGCAACTCTTAAAAATCATTTTGCCAACCAGGGCACTTTCAGAAAATCAAAGTTGGGGGAATTTGGTCAGCCTTGCAAGGACCGATTGGATGGTTTAGTGAGGACTTCACAAGACTTTCAAAACTGTGAAAAGCCTTTAAAAAGGGGGTCAGCCAAAGATCGCCTGTGGAGTAAGCAGCTTTCTGAGCACCAGACAACGGCAGCGTACCAGGATAATGATGGCTACTGCCCTGATGTTGAATTGAGTGACTCTGAGACTGAAACTGACATTCGGCAAGAAAGGAGCAGGCTACGGAaaagaaattctgaagaaaatcCGAACCAAGACTATGGGAGAGATTCCCGGTCACggcaacacaacaaggacagcaGAACTAGGTTAAACATGCTTTGTCACATTAATTCAGTACAGAGGTGA
- the jade3 gene encoding protein Jade-3 isoform X3, which translates to MKRNRHLSSSDSSDNESPSTSLSSHSKYRSDRHALSRGKKKPAEVFRKDLISAMKIPDSHHVNQDEYYLLADQWKQEWEKGVQVPASPETIPNPSVRVIVEKVKETLFTKPRKYIRCSNTEPSDPGYVNILELADTVCRYDLDDVDIYWLHAANEELREMGCGLIHECTMEKTIEALERHCYENMNHAIETEEGLGIEYDEDVICDVCRSPDSEEGNEMVFCDRCNICVHQACYGILKVPEGSWLCRTCVLGIYPQCLLCPKQGGAMKATRAGTNWAHVSCALWIPEVSIACPERMEPITKVSHIPPSRWSLVCSLCKLKTGACIQCSVKSCITAFHVTCAFEHSLEMKTILDDGDEVKFKSYCLKHSKNRQNQEGDSEQNAKIHEQKQKQTETEKKGLRAQKLQELEEEFYTLVKVADVASELHLSEQVVEYIFEYWKLKRKSNFSKPLLPPKEGEENCLSQHKEDQIHSRMKMFMHLRQDLERVRNLCYMVSRREKLKLSQSKVQEQLFNLHIQLMNQQIAAGLPLTLPREGLMFHDPPRITIKLKTATKPSQSVNSDATTTANGPLSLNIDGSLYSKNNLATPQGSRTSEKKLQSNHWLKPDDRSNGLLLTGSRHKQNVQAGSSLLSPECHVQQTSGKPSTLHITLRGQSADANGKMRDNNNPGLLKSNGLRGRSGIIIQRDCSSQTSYDKVATLKNHFANQGTFRKSKLGEFGQPCKDRLDGLVRTSQDFQNCEKPLKRGSAKDRLWSKQLSEHQTTAAYQDNDGYCPDVELSDSETETDIRQERSRLRKRNSEENPNQDYGRDSRSRQHNKDSRTRCSKSRNVNGMLLFISRGLQDKDAEVMQNPGYTPLGVL; encoded by the exons ATGAAACGCAACAGACATTTAAGCAGCAGTGACAGTTCAGACAATGAGA GCCCTTCAACTTCGTTGTCCTCTCATTCAAAGTACAGGAGTGACCGGCATGCCTTGTCACGTGGGAAGAAGAAGCCTGCTGAG GTATTTAGGAAGGACCTCATCAGTGCCATGAagattccagactcccaccatgTGAACCAGGATGAATATTATCTCTTGGCTGATCAATGGAAGCAGGAGTGGGAGAAAGGTGTTCAGGTTCCAGCCAGTCCAGAAACCATTCCAAATCCATCTGTTAG GGTCATTGTGGAAAAGGTGAAGGAGACTTTGTTCACTAAACCGCGGAAGTATATCCGCTGTTCTAACACTGAACCTTCAGACCCTGGATATGTTAACATCCTGGAACTGGCAGACACTGTGTGCCGTTACGACTTGGATGATGTGGACATTTATTGGTTACATGCGGCAAATGAAGAACTGAGGGAAATGG GATGTGGTTTGATCCACGAATGCACAATGGAGAAAACTATAGAAGCACTGGAGCGTCACTGCTATGAAAACATGAACCATGCCATTGAGACTGAGGAAGGGCTGGGAATTGAGTATGATGAAGATGTTATCTGTGATGTATGTCGTTCCCCTGATAGTGAAGAGGGCAATGAGATGGTCTTCTGTGATCGGTGTAATATCTGTGTCCATCAA GCATGTTATGGGATATTGAAAGTGCCTGAAGGTAGCTGGCTGTGTCGCACTTGTGTACTTGGAATTTATCCTCAGTGTCTTCTGTGTCCAAAGCAAGGTGGAGCAATGAAAGCTACACGTGCTGGGACCAACTGGGCACACGTAAGCTGTGCTTTGTGGATACCTGAG GTCAGCATTGCCTGCCCTGAAAGAATGGAACCAATTACAAAGGTGTCTCACATTCCACCAAGCCGATGGTCATTAGTCTGCAGCCTTTGCAAATTAAAGACTGGTGCCTGCATTCAG TGTTCAGTAAAGAGCTGCATCACAGCCTTTCATGTAACTTGTGCTTTTGAGCATAGTCTGGAGATGAAGACTATCTTGGATGATGGTGATGAGGTAAAGTTCAAGTCTTACTGTCTCAAGCACAGCAAAAATAGACAGAACCAAGAAGGTGACTCTGAACAAAATGCAAAAATACAtgagcagaaacagaaacagactgaaacagagaAGAAAGGTTTGCGTGCACAGAAGCTTCAGGAGCTAGAAGAAGAATTTTACACTTTGGTAAAGGTTGCTGATGTGGCTAGTGAACTGCATCTCTCTGAGCAGGTGGTAGAATATATTTTTGAGTACTGGAAGCTAAAGAGAAAAAGTAATTTCAGTAAACCGCTGTTGCCTCCAAAGGAAGGTGAAGAAAATTGTTTGAGTCAACACAAGGAGGATCAGATCCATTCCAGAATGAAGATGTTCATGCATCTACGCCAAGACTTAGAAagg GTGAGGAACCTTTGCTACATGGTGAGCAgaagagagaaattgaagttGTCACAGAGTAAAGTGCAAGAGCAACTTTTCAATTTGCATATCCAATTGATGAATCAGCAAATTGCTGCTG GGCTTCCTTTGACCTTACCGCGAGAAGGACTGATGTTCCATGACCCTCCAAGAATCACAATAAAACTAAAAACAGCTACAAAACCCTCGCAAAGTGTCAACAGTGATGCGACCACTACTGCCAATGGTCCACTGTCCCTAAACATTGATGGCAGTTTGTACAGTAAAAACAATTTGGCAACGCCACAAGGCTCACGAACTAGTGAAAAAAAGTTACAGTCCAATCACTGGCTGAAACCTGATGACAGAAGCAATGGACTGTTGCTGACTGGTAGTCGCCATAAGCAGAACGTTCAAGCAGGTAGCTCACTGCTATCCCCCGAATGTCACGTGCAGCAGACATCTGGCAAGCCATCCACGCTTCACATAACACTACGTGGACAATCAGCTGATGCCAATGGAAAGATGCGAGACAACAATAATCCAGGGTTACTTAAATCAAATGGCCTAAGGGGAAGGTCAGGCATTATTATTCAGAGAGACTGTTCCAGTCAAACCTCCTATGACAAAGTGGCAACTCTTAAAAATCATTTTGCCAACCAGGGCACTTTCAGAAAATCAAAGTTGGGGGAATTTGGTCAGCCTTGCAAGGACCGATTGGATGGTTTAGTGAGGACTTCACAAGACTTTCAAAACTGTGAAAAGCCTTTAAAAAGGGGGTCAGCCAAAGATCGCCTGTGGAGTAAGCAGCTTTCTGAGCACCAGACAACGGCAGCGTACCAGGATAATGATGGCTACTGCCCTGATGTTGAATTGAGTGACTCTGAGACTGAAACTGACATTCGGCAAGAAAGGAGCAGGCTACGGAaaagaaattctgaagaaaatcCGAACCAAGACTATGGGAGAGATTCCCGGTCACggcaacacaacaaggacagcaGAACTAG GTGCAGCAAATCAAGAAATGTGAATGGGATGCTGCTgtttatatctagaggactgcAGGATAAGGATGCAGAGGTTATGCAAAACCCTGGTTataccccacttggagtactgtga